The following coding sequences lie in one Saccopteryx bilineata isolate mSacBil1 chromosome 5, mSacBil1_pri_phased_curated, whole genome shotgun sequence genomic window:
- the LOC136306954 gene encoding aldo-keto reductase family 1 member C3-like isoform X2, translated as MSAMSCISVKLNDGHFMPRLGFGTSAPSKVAKSKVEEAIRTAIDVGYRHIDSAYVYLNEEEIGRAIQEKIADGTVKRNDIFYTSKLWGTFFRPKLVQTGLELSLKKFQQSYVDLFLVHSPLALQPGEEIIPKDAHGKFIFDTVPFCTTWEALEKCKEAGLAKSIGVSNFNIKQLEMILNKPGLKYKPVCNQVECHPYLNQRKLLDFCKSKNIVLVAYAALGSDPEKDWVKKNKPVLLEDPVLIAIAAKHQRTPAQVALRYQLQRGVVVLAKSFTKERIRENFQVFDFQLTPEDMETLDGLNRNMSYFDDSYFRKMKKTTTTTKKKPNAPQRKICVPNKIICS; from the exons ATGAGTGCAATGAGTTGCATTTCAGTGAAGTTGAATGATGGACACTTCATGCCTAGACTGGGATTTGGCACCTCGGCTCCTAGTAAG GTTGCTAAGAGTAAGGTAGAAGAGGCCATCAGGACAGCAATTGATGTAGGCTATCGCCATATTGATTCAGCCTATGTCTACCTAAATGAAGAAGAGATTGGAAGAGCCATACAGGAAAAGATTGCCGATGGCACTGTGAAGAGAAATGACATATTCTACACTTCAAAG CTGTGGGGCACCTTTTTCCGTCCAAAATTGGTCCAAACTGGCCTGGAATTGTCACTGAAGAAATTTCAGCAGAGCTATGTGGATCTTTTCCTTGTTCATTCCCCTTTAGCTTTGCAG CCTGGGGAGGAAATTATACCAAAAGACGCACATGGAAAATTCATTTTTGACACAGTGCCTTTCTGTACCACGTGGGAG GCCCTGGAGAAGTGTAAGGAGGCAGGATTGGCCAAGTCCATTGGTGTGTCCAACTTTAACATCAAGCAGCTGGAGATGATCTTGAACAAGCCAGGACTTAAGTATAAGCCTGTCTGCAACCAG GTAGAATGCCACCCATACCTCAACCAGAGAAAATTGCTGGACTTTTGCAAGTCTAAGAACATTGTCCTCGTTGCATACGCTGCCCTGGGCTCCGACCCCGAGAAGGATTG GGTAAAGAAGAACAAACCAGTTCTCCTAGAAGATCCAGTACTCATTGCCATTGCTGCAAAGCACCAGCGAACCCCAGCTCAGGTGGCCCTCCGCTACCAGCTGCAGCGAGGGGTAGTGGTCCTGGCCAAGAGCTTCACTAAGGAGAGAATCCGAGAGAATTTCCAG GTTTTTGATTTCCAGTTGACACCAGAGGATATGGAAACTTTAGATGGCCTCAACAGGAACATGTCCTATTTTGATGATTCTTA
- the LOC136306954 gene encoding aldo-keto reductase family 1 member C3-like isoform X1: MSAMSCISVKLNDGHFMPRLGFGTSAPSKVAKSKVEEAIRTAIDVGYRHIDSAYVYLNEEEIGRAIQEKIADGTVKRNDIFYTSKVLYKVAYVPVEFNCFLLWGTFFRPKLVQTGLELSLKKFQQSYVDLFLVHSPLALQPGEEIIPKDAHGKFIFDTVPFCTTWEALEKCKEAGLAKSIGVSNFNIKQLEMILNKPGLKYKPVCNQVECHPYLNQRKLLDFCKSKNIVLVAYAALGSDPEKDWVKKNKPVLLEDPVLIAIAAKHQRTPAQVALRYQLQRGVVVLAKSFTKERIRENFQVFDFQLTPEDMETLDGLNRNMSYFDDSYFRKMKKTTTTTKKKPNAPQRKICVPNKIICS, from the exons ATGAGTGCAATGAGTTGCATTTCAGTGAAGTTGAATGATGGACACTTCATGCCTAGACTGGGATTTGGCACCTCGGCTCCTAGTAAG GTTGCTAAGAGTAAGGTAGAAGAGGCCATCAGGACAGCAATTGATGTAGGCTATCGCCATATTGATTCAGCCTATGTCTACCTAAATGAAGAAGAGATTGGAAGAGCCATACAGGAAAAGATTGCCGATGGCACTGTGAAGAGAAATGACATATTCTACACTTCAAAGGTGCTCTATAAAGTTGCATATGTACCTGTGGAGTTTAATTGTTTCTTG CTGTGGGGCACCTTTTTCCGTCCAAAATTGGTCCAAACTGGCCTGGAATTGTCACTGAAGAAATTTCAGCAGAGCTATGTGGATCTTTTCCTTGTTCATTCCCCTTTAGCTTTGCAG CCTGGGGAGGAAATTATACCAAAAGACGCACATGGAAAATTCATTTTTGACACAGTGCCTTTCTGTACCACGTGGGAG GCCCTGGAGAAGTGTAAGGAGGCAGGATTGGCCAAGTCCATTGGTGTGTCCAACTTTAACATCAAGCAGCTGGAGATGATCTTGAACAAGCCAGGACTTAAGTATAAGCCTGTCTGCAACCAG GTAGAATGCCACCCATACCTCAACCAGAGAAAATTGCTGGACTTTTGCAAGTCTAAGAACATTGTCCTCGTTGCATACGCTGCCCTGGGCTCCGACCCCGAGAAGGATTG GGTAAAGAAGAACAAACCAGTTCTCCTAGAAGATCCAGTACTCATTGCCATTGCTGCAAAGCACCAGCGAACCCCAGCTCAGGTGGCCCTCCGCTACCAGCTGCAGCGAGGGGTAGTGGTCCTGGCCAAGAGCTTCACTAAGGAGAGAATCCGAGAGAATTTCCAG GTTTTTGATTTCCAGTTGACACCAGAGGATATGGAAACTTTAGATGGCCTCAACAGGAACATGTCCTATTTTGATGATTCTTA
- the LOC136306954 gene encoding aldo-keto reductase family 1 member C3-like isoform X4 → MSAMSCISVKLNDGHFMPRLGFGTSAPSKVAKSKVEEAIRTAIDVGYRHIDSAYVYLNEEEIGRAIQEKIADGTVKRNDIFYTSKLWGTFFRPKLVQTGLELSLKKFQQSYVDLFLVHSPLALQPGEEIIPKDAHGKFIFDTVPFCTTWEALEKCKEAGLAKSIGVSNFNIKQLEMILNKPGLKYKPVCNQVECHPYLNQRKLLDFCKSKNIVLVAYAALGSDPEKDWVKKNKPVLLEDPVLIAIAAKHQRTPAQVALRYQLQRGVVVLAKSFTKERIRENFQVFDFQLTPEDMETLDGLNRNMSYFDDS, encoded by the exons ATGAGTGCAATGAGTTGCATTTCAGTGAAGTTGAATGATGGACACTTCATGCCTAGACTGGGATTTGGCACCTCGGCTCCTAGTAAG GTTGCTAAGAGTAAGGTAGAAGAGGCCATCAGGACAGCAATTGATGTAGGCTATCGCCATATTGATTCAGCCTATGTCTACCTAAATGAAGAAGAGATTGGAAGAGCCATACAGGAAAAGATTGCCGATGGCACTGTGAAGAGAAATGACATATTCTACACTTCAAAG CTGTGGGGCACCTTTTTCCGTCCAAAATTGGTCCAAACTGGCCTGGAATTGTCACTGAAGAAATTTCAGCAGAGCTATGTGGATCTTTTCCTTGTTCATTCCCCTTTAGCTTTGCAG CCTGGGGAGGAAATTATACCAAAAGACGCACATGGAAAATTCATTTTTGACACAGTGCCTTTCTGTACCACGTGGGAG GCCCTGGAGAAGTGTAAGGAGGCAGGATTGGCCAAGTCCATTGGTGTGTCCAACTTTAACATCAAGCAGCTGGAGATGATCTTGAACAAGCCAGGACTTAAGTATAAGCCTGTCTGCAACCAG GTAGAATGCCACCCATACCTCAACCAGAGAAAATTGCTGGACTTTTGCAAGTCTAAGAACATTGTCCTCGTTGCATACGCTGCCCTGGGCTCCGACCCCGAGAAGGATTG GGTAAAGAAGAACAAACCAGTTCTCCTAGAAGATCCAGTACTCATTGCCATTGCTGCAAAGCACCAGCGAACCCCAGCTCAGGTGGCCCTCCGCTACCAGCTGCAGCGAGGGGTAGTGGTCCTGGCCAAGAGCTTCACTAAGGAGAGAATCCGAGAGAATTTCCAG GTTTTTGATTTCCAGTTGACACCAGAGGATATGGAAACTTTAGATGGCCTCAACAGGAACATGTCCTATTTTGATGATTCTTAG
- the LOC136306954 gene encoding aldo-keto reductase family 1 member C1-like isoform X3 — protein MSAMSCISVKLNDGHFMPRLGFGTSAPSKVAKSKVEEAIRTAIDVGYRHIDSAYVYLNEEEIGRAIQEKIADGTVKRNDIFYTSKVLYKVAYVPVEFNCFLLWGTFFRPKLVQTGLELSLKKFQQSYVDLFLVHSPLALQPGEEIIPKDAHGKFIFDTVPFCTTWEALEKCKEAGLAKSIGVSNFNIKQLEMILNKPGLKYKPVCNQVECHPYLNQRKLLDFCKSKNIVLVAYAALGSDPEKDWVKKNKPVLLEDPVLIAIAAKHQRTPAQVALRYQLQRGVVVLAKSFTKERIRENFQVFDFQLTPEDMETLDGLNRNMSYFDDSYYAGYPDDPFSDDY, from the exons ATGAGTGCAATGAGTTGCATTTCAGTGAAGTTGAATGATGGACACTTCATGCCTAGACTGGGATTTGGCACCTCGGCTCCTAGTAAG GTTGCTAAGAGTAAGGTAGAAGAGGCCATCAGGACAGCAATTGATGTAGGCTATCGCCATATTGATTCAGCCTATGTCTACCTAAATGAAGAAGAGATTGGAAGAGCCATACAGGAAAAGATTGCCGATGGCACTGTGAAGAGAAATGACATATTCTACACTTCAAAGGTGCTCTATAAAGTTGCATATGTACCTGTGGAGTTTAATTGTTTCTTG CTGTGGGGCACCTTTTTCCGTCCAAAATTGGTCCAAACTGGCCTGGAATTGTCACTGAAGAAATTTCAGCAGAGCTATGTGGATCTTTTCCTTGTTCATTCCCCTTTAGCTTTGCAG CCTGGGGAGGAAATTATACCAAAAGACGCACATGGAAAATTCATTTTTGACACAGTGCCTTTCTGTACCACGTGGGAG GCCCTGGAGAAGTGTAAGGAGGCAGGATTGGCCAAGTCCATTGGTGTGTCCAACTTTAACATCAAGCAGCTGGAGATGATCTTGAACAAGCCAGGACTTAAGTATAAGCCTGTCTGCAACCAG GTAGAATGCCACCCATACCTCAACCAGAGAAAATTGCTGGACTTTTGCAAGTCTAAGAACATTGTCCTCGTTGCATACGCTGCCCTGGGCTCCGACCCCGAGAAGGATTG GGTAAAGAAGAACAAACCAGTTCTCCTAGAAGATCCAGTACTCATTGCCATTGCTGCAAAGCACCAGCGAACCCCAGCTCAGGTGGCCCTCCGCTACCAGCTGCAGCGAGGGGTAGTGGTCCTGGCCAAGAGCTTCACTAAGGAGAGAATCCGAGAGAATTTCCAG GTTTTTGATTTCCAGTTGACACCAGAGGATATGGAAACTTTAGATGGCCTCAACAGGAACATGTCCTATTTTGATGATTCTTA